One segment of Synechococcus sp. MU1617 DNA contains the following:
- a CDS encoding aspartate carbamoyltransferase, which yields MAQANSAVVDATSVQIRFQPMGPDVYGQNQPQELLAAIVEDGEPLLDLVNQHVVSIQPFRPEALLQVFRLAAKFESNPDRYCRHNTPLTGKILINAFYEPSTRTRLSFDSAWHRLGGSSINITDRATTGIAKGESLEDVAHMFNNYGDCVVLRDSDPGAVYAMTSTLRIPIINAGNGIDEHPTQAMADLYTIFKWRPKLTEVEVAPADRIRIGIVGIPSRMRTVRSLLRILAKFPQTVDEVVVIHAPGLEPDQPLFDPGQLEELEACGMKVRCSTDLQAEVPDLDVVYINAIAWVGDSYEVHGGGFRLTRDMPFKPEAIVLHPLARGAELSTCLDDTPHNWYFSQARGAVFLRMALLTCMVNRAERVMDVI from the coding sequence ATGGCACAGGCCAATTCAGCAGTCGTGGACGCGACGTCGGTACAGATTCGGTTTCAGCCGATGGGTCCCGATGTCTACGGGCAGAACCAACCCCAGGAGCTGCTGGCCGCGATTGTCGAGGACGGAGAGCCGTTGCTGGATCTGGTGAATCAGCATGTGGTGTCGATCCAACCGTTTCGACCTGAGGCCTTGTTGCAGGTGTTCCGCTTGGCGGCGAAGTTCGAGAGCAATCCAGATCGGTATTGCCGCCACAACACGCCGCTGACGGGAAAGATTCTGATCAACGCGTTCTACGAGCCGAGCACCCGCACCCGCCTGTCATTTGACAGTGCTTGGCATCGTCTTGGCGGCAGTTCGATCAACATCACCGACAGGGCTACCACGGGGATTGCCAAGGGCGAGTCCCTTGAAGATGTCGCCCACATGTTCAACAACTACGGCGATTGCGTGGTGCTACGGGACAGCGATCCCGGTGCTGTTTATGCGATGACGTCAACCCTGCGGATTCCCATCATCAATGCGGGCAACGGCATTGATGAACATCCGACGCAGGCGATGGCGGATCTGTACACGATCTTCAAGTGGCGGCCCAAGCTCACTGAAGTTGAGGTGGCTCCGGCTGATCGCATCCGCATTGGAATCGTCGGAATTCCGTCGCGGATGCGAACGGTACGCTCACTGCTGAGGATCCTGGCCAAATTCCCCCAGACCGTGGATGAGGTGGTGGTGATTCACGCCCCCGGACTGGAGCCGGATCAGCCGCTATTCGACCCAGGGCAGTTGGAGGAGCTCGAAGCTTGTGGAATGAAGGTGCGCTGCAGCACCGATCTGCAGGCTGAAGTGCCCGATCTCGATGTCGTTTACATCAATGCCATCGCCTGGGTGGGCGACTCTTATGAAGTGCATGGCGGCGGATTTCGCCTCACCCGCGACATGCCGTTCAAGCCGGAAGCGATCGTGCTTCACCCCTTGGCGCGGGGAGCGGAACTGAGCACCTGCTTGGATGACACGCCCCACAACTGGTACTTCAGCCAGGCCAGGGGTGCCGTGTTCCTGCGGATGGCGCTGCTCACCTGCATGGTGAACCGGGCCGAACGCGTGATGGATGTGATCTGA
- a CDS encoding sodium:solute symporter family protein has product MSADSVPFLQPGIAWALVVLFSVFWVALGIAWGRRGQGNADDYMLAGRNIGLALSTATLMASWVTGNTTLLAPEFGYKTGLWGMFSYALAGLGLILFAPLASRIKQLMPNGRTSGDFIRLRYGRLAWWVFMVITAIYTLGFLMTQAMGAGLLLQALSGFDYHVGMVVVIGVATVYTLFGGMRAVIGTDFIQSLLIMVLLAVVAVLAFRQFPMPEVHASLLARHPDRLDLLLPAGLLIAWNSALFSMGEVFHNNIWWSRVFASRRSVVMTSFVLGGVAWMSVPMVTGSIGLVALARELPLEQVNMVFPVMAADLLGAGGAALVFVVVFASLTSTLDSLLASTADLLAEDVYFRLLRPQASDLQLKQAARLMVVGLAVVTLALSWPRLDSLASVLFFTGALVASTVWPVACGLYWRTANRRAAIAAMLAGSVVGLLAYVLIAPYCAAVFSAAVSAVVMLIGSRTWPERFDFTLLQEEG; this is encoded by the coding sequence ATGTCCGCTGACTCGGTTCCCTTCCTCCAGCCCGGAATCGCCTGGGCGCTGGTGGTGCTGTTCTCTGTTTTCTGGGTGGCGCTCGGGATTGCCTGGGGCCGGCGCGGTCAAGGCAATGCCGACGACTACATGCTGGCGGGGCGCAACATCGGGCTGGCCCTGAGCACGGCCACGTTGATGGCCTCATGGGTCACCGGCAACACCACCCTGCTCGCCCCTGAATTCGGCTACAAAACCGGGCTTTGGGGCATGTTCAGCTATGCCCTGGCCGGGCTTGGCCTGATCCTGTTCGCCCCCCTGGCCTCGCGGATCAAGCAGCTGATGCCCAACGGGCGCACCAGCGGCGACTTCATTCGCCTGCGCTACGGGCGTCTGGCTTGGTGGGTGTTCATGGTGATCACCGCGATCTACACCCTGGGCTTTCTGATGACCCAGGCGATGGGTGCTGGCCTGCTGCTGCAGGCCCTTTCAGGTTTCGATTACCACGTGGGGATGGTGGTGGTGATTGGTGTCGCCACCGTCTACACCCTGTTCGGCGGAATGCGGGCCGTGATCGGCACCGATTTCATTCAGTCGCTGTTGATCATGGTGTTGCTGGCGGTGGTGGCGGTGCTCGCCTTCCGACAATTCCCGATGCCTGAGGTGCATGCCTCCTTGCTGGCCCGGCATCCCGATCGGCTTGATCTGCTGCTGCCGGCGGGCTTGTTGATCGCCTGGAATTCCGCCCTCTTTTCAATGGGCGAGGTGTTTCACAACAACATCTGGTGGTCAAGGGTCTTCGCCAGCCGGCGCTCGGTGGTGATGACCTCCTTTGTGTTGGGGGGGGTCGCCTGGATGAGTGTGCCGATGGTGACGGGCTCCATTGGCCTGGTGGCCCTGGCACGTGAGTTGCCTCTCGAGCAGGTGAACATGGTGTTCCCCGTGATGGCAGCCGATCTGCTCGGGGCCGGCGGCGCGGCTCTCGTGTTTGTGGTGGTGTTTGCTTCGCTCACCTCCACCCTGGACTCGCTGCTGGCGTCCACCGCCGATCTGTTGGCGGAGGATGTGTACTTCCGCCTGTTGCGGCCCCAGGCCAGTGACTTGCAGCTCAAGCAGGCGGCGCGGCTGATGGTGGTGGGCTTGGCGGTTGTCACCCTGGCGCTGTCCTGGCCGCGGCTGGATTCGCTGGCGTCGGTGCTGTTCTTCACCGGTGCACTGGTGGCCTCCACGGTCTGGCCTGTGGCCTGCGGCCTGTACTGGCGCACGGCCAATCGCAGGGCTGCCATTGCGGCCATGCTCGCCGGCAGCGTTGTTGGCCTGCTCGCTTATGTGCTGATCGCGCCCTACTGCGCCGCTGTGTTTTCGGCGGCCGTGTCAGCAGTCGTGATGCTGATCGGCAGTCGCACTTGGCCGGAACGGTTTGACTTCACTTTGTTGCAGGAGGAGGGATGA
- a CDS encoding circularly permuted type 2 ATP-grasp protein, protein MFTDYKPTVGFDEYFCSETARPREDLATLLASLGQMGLPELNRSHASASQLLRRLGATFRLNDSGLKGSERILPFDPLPRLIGRSDWINLERGLLQRLEAIDCFLADIYGPQQILNDGVIPREDVESSSGWRPQMQGISLPLNRWCHISGLDLIRDGNGTWRVLEDNLRCPSGVAYFLENRRVMKRLFPGLFEGRAVQPIDAYPSHLLRTLQDLAPWSDSPRVAILTPGVFNSAYFEHSYLAQQMGIALIEGRDLVCEDGRVWMRSTNGLKPVDVIYRRIDDDFLDPTVFRQDSMLGVPGLIDVLRQGRVAIANAPGTGVADDKLIYAHVPAMIRYYLDEDPIIENVPTYLCARPDDQRYVLEHLEQLVVKSVAEAGGYGMLIGPQASRSELADFDTKIRANPRNFIAQPTLQLSTVPSLSDGELYPCHVDLRPYVLRGASTWVSPGGLTRVALKRGSLVVNSSQGGGCKDTWIVDDQRIAAPQPQEAVPC, encoded by the coding sequence ATGTTCACCGACTACAAGCCCACGGTCGGCTTCGACGAATATTTCTGCAGTGAAACGGCGAGGCCTCGCGAAGATCTGGCCACGCTGCTTGCATCGCTGGGGCAGATGGGGTTGCCCGAACTGAACCGAAGCCATGCCTCCGCCAGCCAGCTGCTGCGTCGCCTCGGTGCCACCTTCCGCCTGAACGATTCTGGCCTCAAGGGCAGTGAACGGATTCTTCCTTTCGATCCTTTGCCCCGACTGATCGGCCGCAGCGACTGGATCAACCTGGAGCGGGGACTGCTGCAACGCCTGGAAGCCATCGACTGCTTCCTCGCCGACATCTACGGCCCCCAGCAGATCCTCAACGACGGTGTGATCCCGCGGGAAGACGTGGAAAGTTCCTCCGGCTGGCGACCTCAGATGCAGGGCATCAGCCTGCCCCTCAACCGCTGGTGCCACATCTCCGGACTCGACCTGATCCGCGACGGCAATGGCACCTGGCGTGTCCTGGAAGACAACCTGCGCTGTCCATCGGGGGTGGCCTATTTCCTCGAGAATCGTCGGGTGATGAAACGGTTGTTCCCTGGCCTGTTCGAGGGCCGTGCCGTTCAACCGATCGACGCCTATCCCTCCCATCTGCTGCGCACCCTTCAGGACCTGGCGCCCTGGAGTGACAGTCCCCGCGTAGCAATCCTGACGCCCGGGGTATTCAACAGCGCCTATTTCGAGCACAGCTATCTGGCCCAGCAGATGGGCATTGCACTGATTGAGGGACGCGACCTGGTGTGCGAAGACGGCCGGGTGTGGATGCGCAGCACCAACGGCCTCAAGCCCGTGGATGTGATCTACCGCCGCATCGACGACGATTTTCTCGATCCCACCGTGTTCCGCCAGGACTCAATGCTGGGGGTTCCGGGCCTAATCGACGTGCTGCGGCAAGGACGGGTCGCCATCGCCAATGCCCCTGGCACCGGCGTCGCCGACGACAAGCTGATCTACGCCCACGTGCCGGCGATGATCCGCTACTACCTCGATGAGGATCCGATCATCGAGAACGTTCCCACCTATCTCTGTGCCCGGCCGGACGACCAGCGCTATGTGCTTGAACACCTCGAGCAGCTGGTGGTGAAATCGGTGGCGGAAGCCGGAGGTTACGGAATGCTGATCGGCCCCCAGGCCAGCCGATCGGAGCTGGCGGACTTCGACACGAAGATCCGTGCGAATCCCCGCAACTTCATCGCGCAGCCCACACTGCAGCTCTCCACCGTGCCATCCCTCAGTGACGGTGAGCTCTACCCCTGCCACGTGGATCTGCGCCCCTATGTGCTGCGCGGCGCAAGCACCTGGGTGAGCCCAGGGGGGCTGACGCGGGTGGCCCTGAAGCGCGGCTCGCTGGTGGTGAATTCGTCCCAGGGGGGCGGCTGCAAGGACACCTGGATCGTCGACGACCAACGAATAGCAGCACCGCAGCCCCAGGAGGCTGTGCCGTGTTGA